A DNA window from Parabacteroides johnsonii DSM 18315 contains the following coding sequences:
- a CDS encoding DUF6078 family protein: MKEKINASAIPDAYLLCMNQDCPKATGCLRRIAEQQISDKVRLWRVISPKYQKNQTGDCPYFRPSGKQTYALGFIGMLERMPYRQMQEAASRLLNHFGRRTYYRVRKGERPLSPNEQKSILNILEQCGIGDPGKFDAYFETYDW, translated from the coding sequence ATGAAAGAAAAAATCAACGCCTCCGCCATCCCGGACGCTTACCTACTCTGCATGAACCAAGACTGCCCGAAAGCCACTGGCTGCCTGAGGCGCATCGCCGAGCAACAAATCAGTGATAAAGTGAGACTATGGCGGGTCATCAGTCCCAAATACCAAAAGAACCAAACCGGCGACTGCCCCTATTTCCGCCCTTCCGGCAAGCAGACTTATGCACTCGGTTTCATCGGGATGCTGGAGCGGATGCCCTACCGGCAAATGCAAGAAGCTGCCAGCAGGCTCTTGAACCATTTCGGGCGCAGAACATACTATCGAGTGCGCAAAGGCGAACGGCCTCTCTCACCGAACGAGCAAAAAAGCATTTTGAATATACTGGAACAGTGTGGCATCGGTGATCCAGGCAAGTTCGATGCCTATTTCGAAACATACGACTGGTAG